The genomic window CGAAACTGTGAACTAAGTCAGAATCTAGAACCTTAAACATTTGACAACGATATCTTCTATATACTTACCTTAAATTGCCAGCTGTGTTATGatttccgtccgtccgtgtgtacACATGACCAGGTCATCCATACTACGTCTCTAGTTGGCATACACGCGTGCACATCAATGCTCCTACAGCGATCTCAAGTTGCAAGTTGAGAACTGCAGGCTCGTAGACCCATCTATGCCTGCAGCTGAGTCTGCAATCGTCTCCAACTAATGTTGGAGTGAATCTCCTTCGTACATCAACAACGTCAGGCTGGTCAACAGATTGCTTGTTTACGTACTAGACTTCACTCACAAAACGACGCCTAGAGATGAGTATTCAGTAATATCAATTGCTTGAAACGTTGTCACGGTTTGGGACGGCGGGGAAAGCACAAGGGTATACATATCACCGAGGTccgaaatcaccagcagctttgcatcatggccGGTGATATGTGTAACCGACCTGAGGTCTGGAGCATcatcgagtcgacggtctggaatcgcgagcAAAGCGCGAGGGTACAAAAATCACCGGGTGCACAAATACCCGTAACACCGGCTCGGTAAGTTATGTCGCTTGTAGACAATGGTAGAGAGAAAACTTGCTACCTTCTTTGTATCGCGCTTCTTTGCTACAAAGTTTATGTGTAAATGGCACTCTGCAGTGTAGAGTTTATCTAGCTAGAGACCATGCAGTCGCTAGCTATGCTATGGGTCAAGTCTCCACGTGTTCATAGCGCGTTTCGCTCTCCTCGTCGCcggtgtgttgtgtttctgaGACACACAGCAGTTAGACGCCATTTCATATATAGGTTTATCCTTACGAAAGTCAAAGAAAAGCGACTACTATACAGCTAGTAGACACCAACGTGTGTACGTACACGATACAAAGTACACCAGCTCATCAGTACCATGCACCTCTATAGTATTCTAACCACATCGGCTATTAGCAAATAACCAAAACATGTCgaatacatgcatgcagtaatcACGGTCATCATGTGACATCAACATCAGGTTTTGCCTCAAGATCTTCTTTACATGGAGAATAAAGCTGATGACGCCAAACCTGCATAAGCTTCACTTCATACACTTTTTCCATATGTTCTGCAAGTCGCCAGAAGTTCTTTTTTACGGAGTGCATCTGGAGGCGGTTTCGTGCTAATGATGATATTCCTTAGCTTTTCAAtgaaatgcttgcaattattcGTTACGAGTTTATATGTACCAAACTCGTTAGCAAGCTTTGCAATAGCATTCAGTCGTGTAGCCTTGTTCCACTCATGTGTTGAAGTCGCCTTCGTTCCAGCTACCACGCCCTCTTCTTCAAGGTCCCAGTTGTGACTTCGCATCTGGACCAACCATTTCTTTGTCTCACCGACTTTCAAAACAAACAGTTCTACTAGCACTCCTTGATTTGGATTTGCGCCACGTGTACGTCTCAAACATAAGCTGGAGTGGCGGCCTTTCTGGAGTGTGTAACACTCAATTTGTGCTTCTAAGTCGTTGTTTTCTTCAACGACAACATTTTCAATGGTAATCGATTTCGAGAAAGACAAGAACTCATGAGGCCAACAAGGAAGACCAAATTTCCGACTTGATAGAGAACAGATCCTCGATCCGCTTGCTTTGTTGCCGCAGTTCTCCATTTCATTTGATTGTCTCTCTCGCACAACTTTCTCTTCTTTTGGCAGAAAAGAGCAGCTTGTCATTTTGATGTCGATTTGCAGATAAAGTTGCATGCAATCAAGTCAAAGCTTGAAATAGACTTGCTTCACGTGAGCTATTCAATTAAGAGATACGCCTACTAAATTGATAATAGCAACAAGACAAAAGCTATACACATGCGAATTCGAAGAAAATAAATGGCGCGACCGTAGTAAAGTAAAAAATCTTCGTGGTTGGGCCAAACACATCGTTCTCGTGTTACAGGCAAAATCTCCCCCTAAACTCTTTAATTTACGCGTACGTATATCTATAATTAAACGTTTACTACGCTCACTGCTATCATGAAAGAGTACGTATTAAAACCCGACGGCTATTAACTATATACGCTTTGAAGATTTAGGATTCGGAGCGTGCACAGCAAGTTATTGTGATAAGATAATATTCATAATAGCAACTTAGCAATGTCATACACATATAAGTTTGCTGCGACTATCTATGTAATCCACTGCAAGACACACATCTTGTCTTCCAAGGAAAATCTAATCAATGGTTTTAGTAACTATATATAGGCTTATCAACATATATATTGTTCGTATGTCGCGTGCCGAGAATGTAGGTGGTGTCAATGTTGTATTGAGGACCATGGCAACAATCGTCAAAATACGCGATGCGTAACGAATAGCTGTAATTCTGGCGGACACCGACATATGCTATGCTTTAGTGTGTTGACTAATATAAGTTAATTGTGTCTGACCTGACCTAATGGAATAACTAAAAACATTGATTAGATTATTATGGAAACACAACGTCAATGATAATGCCTGCGAGTCGTACCAGGCTCTCGTCGCTTCTATGAAATAGCACGTGACCTATAGTCACATTCACGGACGCATCCCACGACTTCTAAACGGTGAGAGCGAGAAAGAGAGTCTGGGACGAGACTACTAGACATCTATCTCGTTTCTTGAACGCTAGACAGCTTGGCAATTGTCGCGCAGTATACCGTCGACTGAGCGCGAGCCCTAGAGCAGCCCCCATGCTTCCTACGCCAATGCAAGTTTGTCTTGTCGTGAGAATTCTGTCTACTTTGAGATTGGAGTCAATGAAGCTTCTTCTGTTTAGCTAAAACTCTGTCGCTAATCGTATATAATTGTCCTGATTGTTTGTCAGTATCGTTTGCGCTGTTGCCAAAGCCTTAGCTTTGAGAGATCCAAGTTTGTAGGTTTTGTAACAATGGCTCTCTTTAGATCGTTCCGCCCCGCATGCACACTTGTAACAAATCGATCTCGAAGAGTATATTGTCGAGATGCTCTTTGAAGTCGCACTGTTCATGCAGGCATTTCATCAATTCCGCCTTTGCGTTTGTTGCTGCACGAAGTCTGAATTAATCTTTCAGAAAATCACGACTGGTTGACTGGTTTGGGATGAGAGAGAGTCGCTAACGCTTTCATCAAACTCTCTCGTTGCTCTTGTCAGCCGACTCGCTGAGTTATCTACAAAGTATTTTATGTATATATGGCACTCTTTATAGTTTATCTATATAGACCAGTCGCTATGCTATGGGTCAAATGGTTCCAATTTCTCCATGTGTATACCGTCAACGGCAGTCCTCATAGCGCGTTTTGCTCTCCTCGTTGCTATGGCATACGTTGCcaatgtgttgtgttttttagacacacagtatatatatatatatatatatatatatatatatatatatatatatatatatatatatatgtatgtatgtatatacacgtAGTTAGACTCCGTTTCATAGAGGTATATCCCCACGAAAGTAAACCAGAAAAGGAAAGCGACTAGACACCAACGTGTGTACACGATACAAAACACCAGCTCTTCACCTCTAGTGTTCTAACCACATAGGCTATTAGCTAGCAAATAACCAAAACATGTcaaatacatgcatgcagtaatcACGGTCATCATGTGACATCAACATCAGGTTTTGCCTCAGGATCTTCTATATTAGGAGAATAAAGCTGATGACGCCAAACCTGCATAAGCTTCACTTCATATACTTGCTGGAAATGTTCTGCAAGTCGCCAGAAGTTTCTTGCAGGGAGTGCATCTGGAAGCGGTTTCGTGCTAATGATGATATTCCTTAGCTTTTCAAtgaaatgcttgcaattattcGTTACGAGTTTATATGTACCAAACTCGTTAGCAAGCTTTGCAATAGCATTCAATCGTGTAGTCTGGTTCTACTTATGTGTTGAAGTCGCTTTCGTTCCAGCTACCACGCCCTCTTCTTCAAGGTCCCAGTTGTGACTTCGCATCTGGACCAACCATTTCTTTGTCTCACCGACTTTCAAAACCAACAATTCTACTAGTACTCCTTGATTCGGATTTTTGTCATCTGCACGTTTCAAACATAAGCTGAAGTGGCGGCCTTTCTGGAGCGTGTAACACTCAATTTGTGCTTCAAAGTCGTTGTTGTCTTCGACGACAACATTTTCAATGGTAATCGATTTCGAGAAAGACAAGACCTCATGAGGCCAACAAGGAAAACCAAATTTCCGACTTGATAGAGAACAGATCCTCGATCTGCTTGCTTTGTTGCCACCGTTCTCCATTTCATTTGATTGTCTCTCTCGCACAACGTCCTCTTCTTTTGGCAGAAAAGAGCAGCTTGCCATGTTGATGTCGATTTGCAGATAAAGTTGCATGCAATCAAGTCAAAGCTTGAAATAGACATGCTTCACGTgagctatttaattaagagatACGCCTACTAAATTGATAATAGCAACAAGACAAAGCTAGACACATGCGAATTCGAAGAAAATAAATGGCGCGACCGTAGTGCACATGAAGTAAAAAATCGTCGTGTTTGGGCCAAACACATCGTTCTCGTGTTACACGCAAAATCTCCGCCTTATCACTTTACTTTAGTTTGATTTTTGAAAATCCGGTAAAGACGGACGATTTGTATCTAGTAATCACGTCTGCCCGGGGGGCGTGCGATCTGTGCACGAGGCACGGAGGGGTTGTGCCACTTCAAAGATTCGGAGCGTGCATAGCAAGTCATTGTGGAACAGCAAGGTCATATACACACGTTGGCTGCGCGCTGAGGTAATACACTGTAAGGTACACATCTCTCCTTACCATGAAAATGTAATTAATGCTGTAGTCACTCTAGACAAATGTCTAGACAGGGTTATCAAAatataatgtatgtatgtcgcGTACCGAGGATGCAGAGTGTGCCAATGTTGTGATAAAACCCATAGCAACAATCGTCAAAATAACGAATAgctgtaaatatatatatatatatatatatatatatatatatatatatatatatatatatataagttaGGCTAttgtgtgttgaatgtcttGAGGGAACAGTAAGCGCTGCGATGCTGGGACCTCGACACTAAATTACTAACAATTAACGTTAATAATGGGATGACTAAAAACATTGATTAGATTATTCTGGAAACGCGACGTTGATGATAATGCCCGTGAGTCGTACCAGGCTCTCGTTCAATTAACGAAATAGCACGTGACCTAATCACGTCCACGGGCGCACCCCATGGCATTATACGGCGAGAGCGAGATTGTGAGCCTGGGACGAGACATCTAGACAGCTATCTCGTTTCTTCTAGACGATTACAGTATAGTTGCGCACAGCAGTACCGTCGACTGAGCGCGGGATCAGTAGCCTAGAGAGCCGCCCCGTGCTTCCTACGCCAACGCTTGAAGTTTGTGAGAATTCTGTCTAGACTTCGAGATCGGAATCAATGAAGCTCCTTCTGTTTAGCTTCTGTCTAGTACCTAACGAAAATTCTGTCACTAATCGTATAATTGTCCTGACGACTGTTTGTCAGCAGCCTCTATACCGTTTGCGCTGTCGCTAACGCCTTGCAAGTACGTTTGTAAACAATGACTCTTTTTGAATCGCTGCAATCTGCACACCTAAATAGTAATCGTAATAGTGAATTTGTTTAGCTAGATTATGTAAGCCACGCCCTAAAATAAACCACGCCCCTTAGTGCAGGGGATACCCAACCACCACTCCGACAATCCTGGGAAGAACACTGGAAAGCATAAGGGGAGATCTCTGTAAGCATATGAAAGCAATGATCATAGAAATGTACGTCTAGGGACAGTGCTATTCTTGTGCGGCCGCAATAAACTAGAAAAAGCTAGAATGTCGTGCTGCAGTGTTTCGTTACCAATTCTGTCAACATGCTGTTGCCTGTTTTGATCCATAATTCCACTTGCCCGCCACTTAGTACTTTGCCATGTACTAAGCACAAGAGATTGGTTTGTAGGAATGATGCTGCAGCCACACCCTCCTTTCCTACACCCCAAAACACGATGTCAGAAACTGCTCTTAAAAAGGAAAAGAGAATGCACATGAGGCCACCCTCTTCAtattcaataaattaatatcaaccaagcaaacagacagtctgacaaacaaacaagaaagaaaacacagacagatagactgacagaccaacaacagaacaacagagagacagagagacaaagagacagacagacaaacagagagacagacagagacacaaagaaacagacagacagacaaacgttgACATGTAGAGTTTGACTTATATTCTCGGTGGGTGTTAGATAGTTTAGTATGTTTTTGCGGCCTTGGTGGTCGCTGGACATTTTAGTCTACGATTTATAAATGTTTTAACGTCAATTTatcacacagacaaacagacacacagccagccagtcagacaaactaacagacagacagatgaacaaaatatacagataaacaaagttTTACCTTACAGACAGGTTGCTGTAGCTTACCGATTATCTGTATTGCATGAAGATTCAATCTTTGCTTGAATTTGTCCATCAACTGATCAGGCTTCTGGATCTTTGTTGTGATCTTCAGTTTCTTGTCATACCAGTGACCAGAGCTCCATTGATGACCAAATTCGTCTGTATTCATACTTGTTTTTGgcctaataaataaataaacaaacaaataaatattaaagtAAATGAGTAAATGAAAATACtaataattaaatgaaaaaactacaaatcaaataaacaggcacacaacatacatacataaacacatacagacaaacatatatagatacatacatgtacatatgtactaatacatacctacatcagacagacagacaaacagacagacagacagacggacaaacagagacagacagagacagacagacagacagacagacagacagacagacacagacagatgaacagagacagacagaaagaccaccagacagacagacaaacagacagacagattattttattctctcccaaactgtaaatgtaacagttaATCGCAGAAGTGAAAGTATCCTAAGCATTagcaaaaactactgaaatttctgaagtcatagctacagtattatcctaatgaacatagtgttgacagatagacaaacagacagatagacagacagacagacagacagacagatacacagtttagttgtagttatatggtagttaattaagactctTTGTGTTTGATGTAAATGGCATAGGCGGGTTTAGTCTTTTTAAGTTTAAGACAGAGACAAGAATTATTGTAATACAGTATATTTAATGTATGTAATTGTGTTTAAaataaattgaaataaatgaagacagacagacaaacacagcaacaacaaactaatAGAATGCAGCTCAACCAGACAGTCATTACCACGAAGACATGTACCCAGAGATCAAGGCTACCTCAACAGATCGTTGATATGTATTGTCAAACTGAAAAAGAGTCTTTGCTGTGTTGCATCTCGATAGGAAACCTGCCCTCTCAAGCTCATGTTTACTCCTGGCTGTCGGCCTTTCAGTTTCAAAATTCGTCGAATCTATGATGATCAAAAAAGGTGTTTGTTGATACACAAAACATAAACTTGATGAGACAagaacaaatacaacaactaACTCACTGTCGTAAATGCATCTATGTCATCTTCCCATCGTAGAGCTGAATTTCCATCTGACAATGTGCCCTacacaccaccaccaaatTTCAACTCGACTTTCATTACTAAAGGTTGCAAATGACCAATCAAATCTGTTAGATGTCGCCAAAATTCTTTCTGGCCgtacatccacacacacacaaagacacacacacacacacacacacacacacacacacacacacacacacacacacacacacacacacacacacacacgtgttctgcccaggattttCGAAGTGGTGATCAAGTATCCGCTGCATTAAAGGATGTGGTTTAGTTCAGATCTAAAAGAAGTAGAGCAAATTCCAGAACAATCAATCAAACTGACAATAAAGGcaccaaacagaatgtatcgcACTATGGATGGTCCATGATCTGAAAGAACAGACTaagaaagctgcaacttctgtcaacagtcGGGGGAAATATGCTGCCCTGTCTCATATTTATACTATACATAGCATGGTAGATGTCTGCCATTCACCAGTTGCAGGTTTTTAACAGCCACTGCTGCTGTCTAGCAAAAAACCTAAAGATGACTTTGACTGGCTTGTCACAGGGTGCCTAGGATATTGCCTTGCTCATCGCTGACATGCAGACTACTGTGTTAGATCTCACACCACATTAGTGCACTGAGCGATATCGTAGTATAGATCGTATCATAGCAGGGCAGGTCTGTTgctgtgtcacagtgtgaaCAAAGACTTCACCTTTCAACAAACTGCTCACCTTCCAATGCTCATTGGCTTGGAGCAAGTAAAACATTAGCTAAATTAGCTTGGATATCCGAGCCTCGGGTAAATATAGAGTGGCGGTCGGGCTGACCACCTCTGAACACAGTCGGCAgaacacacgaacacacacacacacacacacacacacacacacacacacacacacatacacacacacacacacacacacacacacacacacacacacacacacacacacacacacacacacacacaagcagctCCAAAAACAATTTCGAGCACTGCTAGTGTTCTTGCTATTATCAAACAATACCTCCAAGTTTGCTGGCAGTTCAAGCTGAACCGTCACATTTGAAAGTTTCATTGATCTCTGGTTGGTTATAAAGCAGACAATTGTCAggtcagacaaacagtagACCTTCCGACAACACAATCTCAGTGCACTGTCACCGCAGAGATcctacacatacaacacagatACACCAAACATTATGCATAACTGGTAGTAAAAATTACTGCATATGCTATGCATGTGCATTGACCTGATTGTCTGTTGTAGCACATGGAAATTGCTTGAGATCATCTGGTAGACCAATGGATGCATGAGCTGCATCAAGTAGTGAGAACTCAGCTGTCGTTTGAGACGGAGGAGGAGACGGCGACCTGGTCTTTGCCATAAAGCTAAAGCCAACGCTTGAAGACTGAAAATGAGGGACATATCAGTTGTGGGTGTGGTGCTCATTTCACTAAGttctgtgacacacacacacacacacacacacacacacacaca from Corticium candelabrum chromosome 12, ooCorCand1.1, whole genome shotgun sequence includes these protein-coding regions:
- the LOC134188018 gene encoding uncharacterized protein LOC134188018, translating into MQLYLQIDIKMTSCSFLPKEEKVVRERQSNEMENCGNKASGSRICSLSSRKFGLPCWPHEFLSFSKSITIENVVVEENNDLEAQIECYTLQKGRHSSLCLRRTRGANPNQGVLVELFVLKVGETKKWLVQMRSHNWDLEEEGVVAGTKATSTHEWNKATRLNAIAKLANEFGTYKLVTNNCKHFIEKLRNIIISTKPPPDALRKKELLATCRTYGKSV